The sequence CGCCGAGGTGAGCGGCCCAGTCAAGGACGCCGCCCCGCTGCCGTCTTCCTCCCCCTATGCCCTGCCGCCGCAAAGCGCCGCCCCGGCAGGCCCCGCCCATGGCTGATCCCGAAGTGACCTTTCCCGTAGAACTGATATCCGAACGGGAGGTCGCAGCCCGTATCGAGACCCTGGCCGAAGCCTTGGCCCCGCGCGTCGATGACGACACCGTGGCCGTCTGCCTCCTGATCGGCGGCCTGTGGTTCGCCGCCGACCTGATGCGGGCCCTGGCGCGGCGGGGCCGGCATCCCCTGTTCGACGCCCTCTGGCTCTCATCCTATGCCGACGCGCGCAAGACCAGCGGCCGCATCGAGGTGCGCGCGCCCTTGCAATGGCCGGTCGCCGGCCGCCAGGTGCTGCTCCTGGACGACGTCCTGGACACCGGTCTGTCGCTGGAAGCGGCGGTGCGCATGCTGCGTGACGCGGGCGCGTCCGAGGTTCTGACCGCCGTCTTCGCCCGCAAGCCCTGGCCCACGGAACGCGCGGTCAACCCCGACTTCGTCGCCTGGGAGGCGCCGGCCCGCTACCTCGTCGGCTACGGCATGGACGACGCCGGCCGCATGCGCGGCCTGCCGGGCGTTGGGGCGATGGATTGAAGGAGGTCGACGGGGCGCTTCGCGCCCTTCGGCAAGGCTCAGGCGCTGACTGGCA is a genomic window of Phenylobacterium montanum containing:
- a CDS encoding phosphoribosyltransferase encodes the protein MADPEVTFPVELISEREVAARIETLAEALAPRVDDDTVAVCLLIGGLWFAADLMRALARRGRHPLFDALWLSSYADARKTSGRIEVRAPLQWPVAGRQVLLLDDVLDTGLSLEAAVRMLRDAGASEVLTAVFARKPWPTERAVNPDFVAWEAPARYLVGYGMDDAGRMRGLPGVGAMD